A region from the Roseofilum capinflatum BLCC-M114 genome encodes:
- a CDS encoding tetratricopeptide repeat protein has protein sequence MPSQRVSSVAVVSQPSGMEAEVCLVLEKKPTRIQQKLKSLNQYIQKYPSGWKKRLQLANLLYKTGDWQPAIEQYRQVIERQPQVLEAYLKLGKILQLMAQPMEAARVYEQALSHVLYEPTKGHIRGLIAVCNWDLEAAVDFFESAASLEPENPSHWLSLGRVQMARNDAAAALEVYERILARYPDDIVAAGDRFDALMALGHVEEAQEQLNRLMELAPNDVRVQQRSQRKRS, from the coding sequence ATGCCTAGTCAAAGGGTCTCATCGGTTGCCGTAGTTTCTCAGCCTTCAGGAATGGAGGCTGAGGTTTGTTTGGTTTTGGAGAAAAAGCCGACCCGAATTCAGCAGAAACTCAAGTCTTTAAATCAGTATATCCAGAAGTATCCATCGGGATGGAAAAAGCGCTTACAATTGGCGAATTTGCTCTATAAAACGGGAGATTGGCAACCGGCAATTGAGCAATATCGACAGGTGATTGAGCGACAGCCTCAAGTGCTGGAGGCATACTTAAAGTTGGGTAAAATTTTGCAGTTGATGGCCCAACCGATGGAGGCGGCGAGGGTGTACGAGCAGGCTTTGTCCCATGTTCTCTATGAACCGACGAAAGGGCATATTCGCGGATTGATTGCGGTGTGTAACTGGGATTTGGAGGCGGCGGTAGACTTCTTCGAGTCAGCCGCCTCATTGGAGCCGGAAAACCCGTCTCACTGGCTGTCCCTGGGGCGGGTGCAGATGGCGAGAAACGATGCTGCGGCAGCTCTGGAAGTCTATGAGCGCATTTTAGCGAGGTATCCTGACGATATTGTAGCGGCAGGCGATCGTTTTGATGCGCTGATGGCTTTGGGGCATGTGGAGGAAGCACAGGAGCAGTTAAACCGACTGATGGAACTTGCTCCCAATGACGTGCGGGTACAACAGCGATCACAAAGGAAAAGATCGTAA